The genomic segment TAAGCGTGAGGAGCGTTGAGATTGATGATAGGCCTGAACTCTTATCCTGTCTCCTGGTCTCTAAATCCCTTGAGAGGTCAGGTGACCATTCCTGGAGGATTGCCCAGTGGATGCTTGAGATTGGTTCAATTAATGAGGATGTTGCAGACCTAATACTGGCCCTTGGTGATGAGGTTAGTGACCTTCATAAATCCGCAGTATCCTCCTTCCTAAGTAGGGATGTTGATAAGGCGCAGGCCGTGTTAGATATGAGGAATAATATTGCTCAAAGGAGGGTTGAGGTGAGTAATATGCTTAAGGCCTACAACATAACGGGGCCATTAAACCTCGTGATTGAATCAATAGGTAGGTTAGCTGCCTACGCGTACGATATTGCTGAAATAACTCTTGACACGTACTTATGAACCATACCTTTAAGGGCATCACCGTGTTTAACATTAATCCCCCATCAACATCATGTACTTAACCTCTATTGAATTAATACAGCATCTACATAATATTAATGTTAGTAACCATATCAGGAATTAGCATTAAATTACAATAATCATGATCCTTACATTAATGTACCTAAAGCCTCATTATACATAAGGGGTTTAATGCTTAAATCGCCTATGCCTCACTGCATATATTGAGGATTCCAGTGGGCTTGAATGATAGCCTTAGCCTTATAAAATTTAAAAGTAAGGTGGGGTAAGGTTCATGATGTCCAGCCTATTTGATAATGTTAAGCCACTTACAATGGGGCAGGAGAGGTTAATTAATGTACTTAAGGATGATGGTAATGAGGTTGTTGGAGCCTTTGGCCCAACTGGGACTGGTAAAAGTTTCATAACGGTGATTTACGGCATCTCAGCGGTATTAAGTGGTCGATTTAAGAGGCTCATAATAGCTAGGCCTTTAATAGACATAACCAGTGGTAAGCTTGAATCCCCTGAGGAGTTAGGTGACTTATACTATAGGGTTGCTGGGCAATACCTGTACGACATATTAGGCGACATGGTGCCTAGGGATGATATGGAGAAGATGCTTAGGGATGGTAGAGTTATAGTGACTGATGTTAGCTACCTAAGGGGTAGGACCTTCGATGAATCAGTGATACTGCTTGATGATGCACAGCATGCTCCCCCAGAGAACGCTGCTGAGGTTCTTATGAGGATGGGTAGGAACGCTAGGTTGATAATTGCCGGTGATCCAATACTGCAGAGGCCATTGGGTATTGAGAAGGATGGCGCAACGTTAATGAGGGAGGTTCTGCTTAATGAGGAGAAGGCTATGGTTGTTGACTTAGGTTTGAAGGATATAATTAGACCTGGAGCTAAGAGGGGCCTTAAATTAATGTTTGAGCTTAGGTTAAGGAGAAGGAGCCTGAATGATGATGAGAAGAAGTTAATGGATGTTATAAGGGTTCATGCCCCAGATGCGGATGTAGTCACTGTGGTGGGCTTTAGGGATATTAAGGAGAACCTAGACATAAAGTCTGAGAATGCCCCAGATGCATTAATAGTGGCTAAGGAGGGTTACTTAGGTAGGGTTGTGGGTAAGGGTGGGGAGAGGATTAAGGCTATTGAGAATGATTCAGGCTTCAAGTTAATAAGAACGGTTGAAATGAGCCTTGACTTTAAGCAGTGGATTAGAACAATACATCCAATAAGCTGGATAATTAAGCACATTGTTGATGTTGATTTCGCTGGACCTGAGTTACAAGTGATCTTGAGGAGGGAAATGGGGGCCTTCGTTGGGCCTAAGGGAACCTACATTAGGCTTCTTGATAGGGTTTTCAAGAGGTTATTGAACATTGGCGTGAGGGCTATTGAGGAGGAGCAGCCAACGGAGCAATAGCGTTGTTTAAGTGATTCGACTATTGTCGTATAAATATTCTGCAGTTGAAAAAGTTTATTTACCACACCTCCCTCAGTCCCCTAATGTCAGTGAAAATTAATCAACTAATGAGGAGTGGAGTAATATCAGTAGATGCTGCAACACCCATAAAGGAGGCGGCTAAGGTAATGACTAGGAATAACGTAGGCCTGCTCGTGGTTATGAGTAATGGGAGAATGACCGGTGTAGTCAGTGAGAAGGATATAGTAAGGGCAGTGGCTAATGGCGTAAACCCAAGCGACCCCATTGAGAAAATAACCACTAAGAGTGTAATATCAGTGAACCATGAATCATCACTACATGAAGCAGCTGAGCTAATGCATAAGTTAAACATAAGGCACTTAGTGGTTGTTGATGATAATAATAATCCAGTGGGTGTAGTCTCAATAAGGGATATTGTGGGTGAATCAATTAGATTAAGGACACTTGCTGAGCAGGGGGTAGTTAATGATACTGAGGAACCAATACCATGCACTGATTAATTCTAGGCAATATCATTTAATTATAGGCTAATAAAAATCATTACCTTTCTTAGATTCAATTCCCTTTAATAGGAGGGGTCATTTAAAGTTTATAAAACTAGGGGATTAGGACTCACCGTGCCGCATAGGTCTAGGCATAAACGTGGTAGTAGTGGATCAGTTAG from the Caldivirga maquilingensis IC-167 genome contains:
- a CDS encoding CBS domain-containing protein, whose protein sequence is MSVKINQLMRSGVISVDAATPIKEAAKVMTRNNVGLLVVMSNGRMTGVVSEKDIVRAVANGVNPSDPIEKITTKSVISVNHESSLHEAAELMHKLNIRHLVVVDDNNNPVGVVSIRDIVGESIRLRTLAEQGVVNDTEEPIPCTD
- a CDS encoding PhoH family protein, translated to MMSSLFDNVKPLTMGQERLINVLKDDGNEVVGAFGPTGTGKSFITVIYGISAVLSGRFKRLIIARPLIDITSGKLESPEELGDLYYRVAGQYLYDILGDMVPRDDMEKMLRDGRVIVTDVSYLRGRTFDESVILLDDAQHAPPENAAEVLMRMGRNARLIIAGDPILQRPLGIEKDGATLMREVLLNEEKAMVVDLGLKDIIRPGAKRGLKLMFELRLRRRSLNDDEKKLMDVIRVHAPDADVVTVVGFRDIKENLDIKSENAPDALIVAKEGYLGRVVGKGGERIKAIENDSGFKLIRTVEMSLDFKQWIRTIHPISWIIKHIVDVDFAGPELQVILRREMGAFVGPKGTYIRLLDRVFKRLLNIGVRAIEEEQPTEQ